A portion of the uncultured Draconibacterium sp. genome contains these proteins:
- a CDS encoding AraC family transcriptional regulator — translation MADRRFHLNTFLNSDKEAFHIARTTINSHDGLQLHKHGFAEVFWIKAGKGIHLINNCEVPLEKGSLYMIRPEDKHTFKLDNYHENLVITNIAFYEESLNYYKERYFPKSDSYFWSNEKLPFSIRLNANQLNELSALADRLISQPRDFIHLDYIMIHIFRLVCSIESDFLHIPHWLAFALENYNSPENFKIGIQGFVQLTNRSIDHVNRVLQKHLKQTLTETVIKARLQYASQQLIMTNSSIKSICFDCGFDSVSYFYRLFKKYIGQTPADYRKKNRKVF, via the coding sequence ATGGCGGACAGACGCTTTCATTTAAATACATTTCTCAACAGCGATAAAGAAGCATTTCATATCGCTAGGACAACTATAAACTCGCACGATGGGTTGCAGTTGCATAAGCATGGTTTTGCCGAGGTATTTTGGATTAAGGCTGGTAAAGGGATTCATTTGATCAACAACTGTGAAGTCCCATTGGAAAAAGGATCGCTTTATATGATACGTCCTGAAGACAAGCACACTTTTAAGTTAGATAATTATCACGAAAATCTTGTTATTACCAATATTGCATTTTACGAAGAAAGTCTGAATTATTATAAAGAACGCTATTTCCCAAAAAGTGATTCCTATTTTTGGTCAAATGAAAAACTGCCCTTCTCTATTCGGCTGAATGCTAATCAGTTAAACGAGCTTTCAGCTTTGGCCGACAGACTAATTAGTCAGCCACGAGACTTTATCCATCTTGATTATATAATGATTCATATTTTTCGATTGGTTTGTTCGATAGAAAGCGATTTTTTACACATTCCACACTGGCTAGCTTTTGCTTTAGAAAACTACAACTCACCTGAAAATTTTAAAATTGGCATACAAGGTTTTGTGCAATTAACCAATCGCTCGATAGACCATGTAAACCGGGTGTTACAAAAACACCTAAAACAAACACTTACCGAAACGGTTATTAAAGCACGTTTACAATATGCCAGCCAGCAGCTAATAATGACAAATTCTTCCATCAAATCAATTTGTTTTGATTGTGGTTTTGATTCGGTTTCCTATTTCTATCGCTTGTTTAAAAAATACATTGGTCAAACTCCTGCTGATTACCGGAAGAAAAATCGCAAAGTTTTTTAA
- a CDS encoding DUF1896 family protein, which produces MKTTPTELSWFKLSLLHFLYESHPELTDDNDILNTRSDLAAECYSQAIKNGHSHHEAEELAHKELYKGLHFSKHDTLVTIIWNEFQGIIPLEEAKEFAIRFLPNAVPVFEKYKMDDEFAFSSEFNDLYTELTGAIEIWLEEHEL; this is translated from the coding sequence ATGAAAACAACACCAACAGAACTCTCGTGGTTTAAGTTGTCTTTACTTCACTTTTTATACGAAAGTCATCCCGAGTTAACTGATGATAACGACATTCTGAATACCCGAAGCGATCTTGCTGCAGAATGCTATTCGCAGGCCATTAAAAATGGACACAGTCATCATGAAGCCGAGGAACTGGCACACAAAGAATTGTACAAAGGGCTTCACTTTTCAAAACACGACACTCTTGTAACGATTATCTGGAATGAATTTCAGGGAATTATCCCATTGGAAGAGGCTAAAGAATTTGCCATTCGATTTCTGCCAAATGCAGTACCGGTTTTTGAGAAATACAAGATGGACGATGAGTTCGCTTTTAGTTCCGAGTTCAACGATTTGTACACCGAGCTAACAGGAGCTATCGAAATCTGGCTGGAAGAACATGAGCTTTAA
- a CDS encoding L-rhamnose/proton symporter RhaT, protein METNNAAGMLLVIIAGSFSGTFAIPFKFNTKWQWENNWAVWSVFALLITPWIVSLVTVPKLFEIYSESIDNVLLVALFGTIWGIGAILFGRGIHYLGVSLSLPIMLGLINSVGTIMPIVYKNPADLFTQQGVQILLGVAILLVGIVIVSIAGSKNDSENEDETGRTKKAFTIGLIVCILAGIFGPMVNFAFVFGEPMQLKAIELGTSTTFASNTVWSIALTCGFVTNFGYCIYLLKKNGTDKQFNNAGIKHWIFAALSGLIWYGSVMFYGVGSNKLGEMGASVGWVLMQSLAIIAGNVSGILAGEWKNANHRAMRLMTAGMVVLVLGVLIIAYV, encoded by the coding sequence ATGGAAACCAATAATGCAGCCGGGATGCTGCTTGTAATAATTGCCGGTAGTTTTTCAGGCACTTTTGCTATTCCGTTTAAATTCAATACAAAATGGCAGTGGGAAAACAACTGGGCAGTTTGGAGTGTTTTTGCACTTTTAATCACACCCTGGATTGTTTCGCTGGTAACCGTACCAAAACTATTCGAGATTTATTCCGAGTCAATCGATAATGTTTTGCTGGTAGCTTTATTCGGAACCATTTGGGGTATTGGCGCCATTCTTTTTGGTCGCGGCATTCATTACCTCGGCGTTTCGCTAAGTTTACCAATAATGTTAGGGCTGATAAACTCGGTTGGAACCATAATGCCAATTGTTTATAAGAATCCGGCCGATTTGTTTACTCAGCAAGGCGTTCAAATACTATTGGGTGTTGCAATCCTTTTAGTCGGGATTGTAATCGTTTCAATTGCCGGAAGTAAAAATGATTCTGAAAATGAAGACGAAACAGGTAGAACGAAAAAAGCATTTACGATTGGTTTAATTGTTTGCATTTTGGCAGGAATATTTGGTCCTATGGTAAACTTTGCCTTTGTGTTTGGGGAACCGATGCAGCTAAAAGCTATTGAGCTGGGCACATCAACAACCTTTGCCTCGAATACGGTTTGGAGCATTGCCCTTACTTGTGGATTTGTTACCAATTTCGGATATTGTATTTACCTGTTAAAGAAAAACGGTACAGATAAACAGTTTAACAATGCCGGTATAAAACACTGGATTTTTGCTGCGTTATCCGGACTAATTTGGTATGGCAGCGTAATGTTTTACGGAGTGGGTAGCAATAAACTCGGCGAAATGGGAGCTTCGGTGGGCTGGGTGCTCATGCAAAGCCTGGCAATCATTGCCGGAAATGTTTCAGGCATATTGGCCGGTGAATGGAAAAATGCAAATCACAGAGCCATGCGATTAATGACTGCCGGAATGGTTGTTTTAGTACTAGGTGTTTTAATAATAGCATATGTATAA
- a CDS encoding GH92 family glycosyl hydrolase encodes MRSFNKNNLVLIVLIFIGMGCAYNSATKISTLKYVDTRIGTAASIADITVTEVEEPMGYVSPIVGYPSALTHWTPQTATWTERILTVPVPYWYNQEKIQGFRGTRYPNGAVVSDWGPMCVMPMTGKVITNPEARASKYSHNTEIAKPHYYSVLLEDYNIKAELTAAAKTGFFQFTFPESENSSILFDGVFVPGEYKVLPESQEIEGTSIISGNFKNHFVAKFDKPFTGYALDLSNAKIIDSGLIPDDLKGEYFNNIELKGKPAVVVTETQLNYSWPESPYDGVVPDGFSARYTGQLVARYPGEHRLELTTDDGCRLFIKNELVIDSWVPRGATTDTYSLNLEKGEVCDIRIEYFDGGASASIEFRCLEPVELEHELANQLAVAGAEANAVSVSFKTKEGEKVKVKIGTSLINIEQARANMNEEFSDFDFDKAVAKGAKVWEDELNMIQVEGTEDDKAIFYTALTKCFVNPRNLNEGGRYFSPFDLQVHKGEMYTDLSLWDTFRSLHPLWVILKPQETTNVINGMLNAYQEGGWLPKWPNPWYRSIMMGTHADAVIADAYVKGIRGFDTEIAFEAMLKDATQKGDSRFSGRVGIEQFNELGYVPADTVFGEPVARTLEFSYDDYCIAKMAKALGKDDYYDEFLKRSKRYINVLDKETGLVRGKKGNGEWLSPYDKSISVWAQGTDHDTEAYYKNHTLLVPHDVAGLADFMGGNDKLEDYLDDFFARDLYYVGDEFSMHAPYMYNSIGTPWKTQKVVREMLAKYFFNDVGGLPGNDDCGQVSSWYVFGAMGFYPACPGDHIYQLCSPVMNKVVINVGEGETFTVIANNNSKENMYIQSATLNGKPYNKSWLHHDDLMNGGKLVFVLGPTPNEEWGLEK; translated from the coding sequence ATGAGATCTTTCAACAAAAATAATCTTGTGTTAATTGTTTTGATTTTTATAGGCATGGGTTGCGCATACAATTCAGCCACGAAAATCTCAACATTAAAATACGTAGATACACGTATTGGTACAGCGGCCAGTATCGCTGATATAACCGTTACCGAAGTAGAGGAACCCATGGGTTATGTTTCGCCAATTGTCGGTTACCCATCGGCGTTAACACACTGGACACCTCAAACAGCAACATGGACTGAACGTATTCTAACAGTTCCAGTACCCTATTGGTACAATCAGGAAAAGATTCAAGGCTTTAGGGGAACACGTTATCCCAATGGAGCTGTTGTTAGTGACTGGGGGCCAATGTGTGTAATGCCAATGACTGGTAAAGTTATCACCAATCCTGAAGCACGTGCATCTAAATACAGTCACAATACCGAAATTGCAAAACCTCACTATTACTCGGTTCTACTGGAGGACTACAACATTAAAGCAGAATTAACCGCGGCAGCAAAAACCGGATTTTTTCAATTTACTTTCCCTGAGTCAGAAAATTCATCTATTCTATTTGATGGAGTATTCGTACCGGGTGAATACAAGGTGTTACCGGAGAGTCAGGAAATTGAAGGCACTTCAATTATCAGCGGAAACTTTAAGAACCACTTTGTGGCAAAGTTCGACAAACCATTTACGGGATACGCACTTGATTTAAGCAATGCAAAAATTATTGACAGCGGATTAATTCCTGACGATCTAAAGGGAGAATACTTCAACAATATTGAATTAAAGGGTAAACCGGCCGTTGTGGTTACTGAAACGCAACTTAATTACTCCTGGCCAGAATCACCTTACGACGGTGTTGTTCCAGATGGTTTCTCAGCACGTTACACAGGTCAACTGGTTGCCCGCTACCCCGGAGAACATCGTCTGGAGCTAACCACTGACGATGGATGCCGCTTATTTATCAAAAATGAACTGGTAATCGATTCCTGGGTACCTCGCGGCGCAACAACCGATACCTATAGTCTGAATCTGGAGAAAGGCGAAGTTTGTGATATCCGAATAGAGTATTTTGATGGGGGCGCATCTGCTTCTATCGAATTCAGGTGTTTGGAACCTGTGGAACTGGAGCACGAACTTGCCAATCAATTGGCTGTTGCGGGGGCTGAAGCAAATGCTGTTTCTGTATCCTTTAAAACAAAAGAGGGAGAAAAAGTAAAAGTAAAAATTGGGACTTCGCTAATTAATATCGAACAAGCCCGCGCGAACATGAATGAAGAGTTTTCTGATTTCGACTTTGATAAGGCTGTTGCAAAAGGAGCCAAAGTTTGGGAGGATGAGTTGAATATGATTCAGGTAGAAGGAACCGAAGATGATAAAGCTATTTTCTATACAGCCTTAACCAAATGTTTTGTAAATCCGCGGAATTTAAATGAAGGTGGAAGGTATTTTAGCCCATTCGATCTTCAGGTTCATAAAGGCGAAATGTACACTGACTTATCACTGTGGGATACCTTTCGTTCGCTACATCCTTTATGGGTGATTCTGAAGCCACAGGAAACAACAAATGTCATCAATGGAATGCTAAATGCATACCAGGAGGGAGGTTGGTTACCCAAGTGGCCAAATCCCTGGTATCGTAGTATAATGATGGGTACGCATGCCGATGCAGTTATTGCTGATGCATACGTAAAAGGTATTAGAGGATTTGATACTGAAATAGCTTTTGAGGCAATGTTGAAAGATGCTACTCAAAAAGGAGATAGCCGTTTTTCTGGTCGAGTTGGAATAGAGCAGTTTAATGAACTTGGTTATGTGCCGGCTGATACCGTTTTTGGTGAACCTGTGGCAAGAACGTTAGAGTTTTCATACGACGATTATTGCATTGCTAAAATGGCAAAAGCTTTGGGAAAGGACGATTACTACGATGAGTTTTTGAAACGCTCGAAAAGATACATTAATGTATTGGATAAGGAAACCGGTTTAGTTCGTGGTAAAAAAGGAAACGGTGAATGGTTATCTCCTTATGACAAAAGCATAAGTGTTTGGGCGCAAGGAACCGACCATGATACAGAGGCATATTATAAGAATCACACTTTATTGGTACCACACGATGTGGCAGGACTAGCAGATTTTATGGGAGGAAATGACAAGCTTGAAGACTATCTTGATGATTTTTTTGCTCGGGATTTATATTATGTCGGTGATGAGTTCTCGATGCATGCACCATACATGTATAACTCCATTGGGACACCGTGGAAAACACAGAAAGTAGTTCGCGAAATGTTAGCTAAATATTTCTTCAACGATGTTGGTGGTCTTCCAGGGAATGATGACTGTGGACAGGTTTCTTCATGGTATGTTTTTGGTGCCATGGGATTTTATCCGGCATGCCCTGGCGATCACATCTACCAATTGTGCAGTCCGGTAATGAATAAAGTGGTCATTAACGTTGGAGAAGGAGAAACATTTACTGTGATTGCTAATAACAACTCAAAAGAAAACATGTACATTCAGTCGGCCACCCTAAATGGAAAACCATATAACAAAAGCTGGCTGCATCATGATGATTTGATGAATGGCGGAAAGCTGGTTTTCGTGTTGGGCCCGACGCCCAATGAAGAATGGGGATTAGAAAAATAG
- a CDS encoding glycyl-radical enzyme activating protein, with the protein MGLITTIQRMSIHDGPGIRSTIFLKGCNLRCKWCHNPETFSFKPELEWIADKCINCGECVLVCQTGAVNGNAGIIQFNKKKCIACFDCIDVCFPQALIKVGREITPEALLREIEQDFPYFSESRGGITISGGEPMMQLEFVLDTLKLFKKANIHTAIETNLTASWDRYETILPFTDLVIADLKHIDSNLHKEWTGHENSRILKNIKKLDESQKPFWLRTPVVPGANHSEEQIEAILSFVSALKNIENFELLPFHSLANSKYKNLGIANSFENEKAVSNKEMEAYNSILQKYKIAQNGTIKEI; encoded by the coding sequence ATGGGACTGATTACCACAATACAACGTATGTCGATTCACGATGGTCCGGGGATTCGTTCTACTATTTTTCTGAAAGGATGTAACTTACGATGTAAGTGGTGTCATAATCCCGAGACATTCTCTTTCAAGCCGGAATTAGAATGGATTGCGGACAAATGTATTAACTGCGGTGAATGTGTTTTGGTTTGCCAAACTGGGGCAGTGAATGGCAATGCGGGAATAATTCAATTCAATAAAAAAAAATGTATAGCATGTTTCGATTGTATTGATGTTTGTTTTCCGCAAGCTTTAATTAAAGTTGGTCGTGAAATTACACCTGAAGCCCTTCTTAGAGAAATTGAACAGGATTTCCCTTACTTTTCTGAATCTCGGGGGGGGATAACAATTTCAGGGGGCGAACCTATGATGCAATTAGAATTTGTTTTGGATACACTGAAACTATTCAAAAAAGCAAATATTCATACTGCAATCGAAACCAACCTTACTGCATCGTGGGATAGATATGAAACTATTCTGCCTTTCACTGATTTGGTGATTGCCGATTTAAAACACATCGACAGCAATTTGCACAAAGAATGGACAGGACATGAAAATTCACGAATATTGAAAAACATCAAAAAACTGGATGAATCCCAAAAGCCCTTTTGGTTACGTACGCCTGTTGTTCCTGGTGCAAATCATTCCGAAGAACAGATTGAGGCAATCCTTTCATTTGTTTCGGCACTAAAAAATATCGAAAATTTTGAACTGTTGCCATTTCACTCTTTAGCTAATTCTAAATATAAAAATCTTGGAATAGCTAATTCGTTTGAAAATGAAAAAGCCGTTTCAAATAAGGAGATGGAAGCCTATAACTCGATTTTACAAAAGTATAAAATAGCACAAAATGGAACCATTAAAGAAATTTAG
- a CDS encoding pyruvate formate lyase family protein, with translation MEPLKKFRYQKRIDALRTKKLAQTQEKIKIEGLLDEDDYGRIVPPEKVWKSIPNHPDGSFYGLDGWTNNFCDLMEHHSVYVDPNDAFAGRWMYFMSRMRANKWNPDYPYDHLQPNIDKYNLICGIGDDAHFAPDYKLGIRLGWQGLLDKIEKYRKINTSEEQQQFYDAHERVIKSIQVWIKNHIEAIRKMILNETNPELADNLKEMLEVNENIISAAPKTLREACQWIIWYHLASRTYNRDGAGGQIDTLLQPFYEKDLAAGRIDHGKTVYYLACFLINDPIYWQLGGPDKDGNEQASDISYLILEAGDKINTSLNITVRVHDGMDEELFKRSVYYLIKNKNAWPRFSGDKALVEGFMKNGFDAATARQRIAVGCNWMSLPGMEYTMNDLVKVNMAKVFEVAYFEMMADKSSENSTSNLWERFSARLAVAVKTAADGVRHHLKYQKYNEPELILNLLSHGPLEKGRDVVDGGAQYYNLSIDGAGLAVVADSLAALEQRIENEQKISWEEILYHVESNFEEAEGERIRLLMKNSERYAQGNSLADKWADNINELFTGLVRKESDEKKGHLFIPGFFSWANTVGFGKAVGATPNGRKSQTPISHGANPNPGFTADAASLAMASAIARIQPGYGNTAPMQWELDPSLAKEEHAELIGSIIKTHFNMGGTLINVNIMDKEKVLEAHKDPTKYSELVVRITGFTAYFSMLTPEFRQLVVDRILES, from the coding sequence ATGGAACCATTAAAGAAATTTAGATATCAGAAGAGGATTGATGCTTTAAGAACAAAAAAGCTCGCCCAAACTCAAGAAAAAATAAAAATTGAGGGTTTATTGGATGAAGACGATTATGGTAGAATAGTACCGCCCGAAAAAGTTTGGAAAAGCATACCCAATCACCCTGATGGATCATTTTATGGACTGGATGGCTGGACCAACAACTTCTGTGATTTGATGGAACATCATTCGGTATATGTTGATCCGAATGATGCTTTTGCCGGGCGCTGGATGTATTTTATGTCGCGGATGCGTGCCAATAAATGGAATCCGGATTACCCCTACGACCACCTACAGCCCAATATTGATAAATACAATCTCATTTGCGGTATTGGCGACGACGCCCACTTTGCGCCTGATTATAAACTGGGCATAAGGTTAGGATGGCAGGGTTTACTCGATAAAATTGAGAAATACCGAAAAATAAACACCTCAGAAGAACAGCAACAGTTTTACGATGCCCACGAGCGTGTCATAAAAAGCATTCAGGTTTGGATAAAAAACCACATCGAGGCTATTCGTAAAATGATTCTAAACGAAACAAATCCGGAGCTGGCTGACAACCTGAAAGAAATGCTGGAGGTGAATGAAAATATTATTTCTGCAGCCCCAAAAACTTTGCGGGAAGCATGTCAGTGGATTATTTGGTATCACCTGGCATCGCGCACCTATAACCGCGATGGCGCCGGCGGACAAATCGACACCTTGCTTCAGCCATTCTATGAAAAAGATTTGGCAGCGGGACGAATCGATCACGGCAAAACCGTGTATTATCTTGCTTGTTTCCTGATTAACGATCCCATTTACTGGCAACTGGGTGGTCCGGATAAGGATGGTAATGAACAGGCTTCTGATATTTCGTACCTGATTTTGGAGGCTGGCGATAAGATCAACACCTCGTTAAACATCACGGTTCGTGTGCACGATGGGATGGATGAAGAACTGTTTAAACGCTCGGTGTATTATTTGATTAAAAACAAAAATGCCTGGCCAAGGTTCTCGGGTGATAAAGCACTGGTTGAGGGCTTTATGAAAAATGGGTTCGATGCAGCAACAGCACGTCAACGTATTGCCGTTGGTTGTAATTGGATGTCTCTTCCAGGGATGGAATATACCATGAACGATTTGGTAAAAGTAAATATGGCCAAGGTTTTCGAGGTGGCTTATTTTGAAATGATGGCTGATAAAAGTTCAGAAAACTCAACTTCCAATTTATGGGAACGGTTTTCTGCACGCCTTGCAGTAGCCGTAAAAACTGCTGCAGATGGAGTTCGTCATCACCTTAAATATCAAAAATACAATGAGCCCGAGTTAATTTTAAATCTATTGAGCCACGGGCCACTGGAAAAAGGACGGGACGTGGTTGATGGCGGTGCACAATATTACAACCTTTCTATTGATGGTGCAGGTTTGGCTGTTGTTGCCGATTCGTTGGCCGCCTTGGAGCAACGAATTGAGAACGAACAGAAAATTAGTTGGGAAGAAATTCTTTACCACGTTGAATCGAATTTTGAAGAAGCCGAGGGCGAACGCATTCGTCTGTTAATGAAAAACAGCGAGCGTTACGCCCAGGGAAATTCATTGGCCGATAAATGGGCTGATAATATTAATGAGCTTTTTACCGGGTTGGTTCGAAAAGAATCTGACGAAAAAAAAGGGCATTTGTTTATTCCCGGTTTTTTCTCCTGGGCAAACACCGTTGGTTTCGGGAAAGCAGTTGGTGCCACGCCTAACGGAAGAAAAAGCCAAACTCCAATTTCGCATGGAGCAAATCCCAATCCGGGCTTTACTGCCGATGCTGCTTCGCTGGCTATGGCAAGTGCAATTGCTCGCATTCAACCGGGGTATGGCAATACCGCCCCCATGCAGTGGGAACTCGACCCCAGCCTGGCAAAAGAGGAACATGCTGAATTGATTGGGTCGATTATTAAAACGCATTTTAACATGGGCGGTACACTTATCAATGTAAATATCATGGATAAAGAAAAGGTACTTGAAGCACATAAAGATCCAACTAAATACTCAGAGCTGGTGGTTCGGATTACAGGATTTACAGCCTACTTTTCAATGCTTACTCCCGAGTTCAGACAACTGGTTGTTGACAGAATATTAGAAAGTTAA
- a CDS encoding DUF3945 domain-containing protein translates to MEQKNNDQEVLLVKEKNENKLKAVSGFDEKGKLKIEAPKQANAGSFLKIDRHSNPLENFFTNFNRQYKNPSDFQFFKVPANLVEKTATVLEKLLKNPETPSNKEMLEKHEVKPGDFSKEQTQEKRPNLIDENKVDWSQLEMLGVSKDFLKNTKNLEPMLNYQKSPGLIPITIKTDNLNIRTDARLALRQDENGDFKLAVHAVRNNPELDRPYFGVTLTDEDKQNLLKTGNAGRIIHPQYKEGEATPVFLSIDKLTNELVAARADKIKIPDEIKGVKLDDNQKKELGEGRSIYVEGMTARSGKEFNAHLQIDADKRGIGFRFDNQQQQGQNKNEQKQVRIPNSLLGKELTEDQQQKLEKRETIYVAGMKDKKGEEFNAYIKVNDEKGKLDFYKWNPDKDQTKGAEVIPDNKSKTQVAVNSEGKTNEATKDVKEPLKKDQVNPSERQQTTKRNRAKSHSM, encoded by the coding sequence ATGGAACAAAAAAACAATGACCAGGAAGTATTACTGGTTAAAGAAAAAAACGAAAACAAACTAAAAGCCGTAAGTGGTTTTGATGAAAAAGGGAAACTAAAAATAGAGGCTCCCAAACAAGCCAATGCAGGTAGTTTCCTGAAAATCGACCGGCACAGCAATCCGCTGGAGAACTTCTTCACCAATTTCAATCGTCAGTATAAAAATCCCTCCGATTTTCAGTTTTTCAAAGTGCCGGCCAACCTGGTGGAGAAAACAGCAACCGTTCTGGAAAAGCTATTAAAGAATCCGGAAACACCGTCGAACAAAGAAATGCTGGAAAAACATGAGGTAAAACCCGGTGATTTTTCAAAAGAACAAACACAGGAAAAACGGCCCAATCTGATTGATGAGAACAAAGTTGACTGGTCGCAATTGGAAATGCTGGGAGTATCGAAAGATTTTCTGAAAAATACCAAGAACCTGGAGCCCATGTTAAACTACCAGAAGTCTCCTGGTTTGATTCCGATTACCATTAAAACCGATAACCTGAACATCCGAACCGATGCACGTTTGGCCTTGCGTCAGGACGAAAATGGTGATTTTAAACTGGCTGTTCATGCTGTTCGCAACAATCCCGAACTCGACCGTCCATATTTTGGCGTCACCTTAACTGACGAGGATAAACAAAATCTGCTGAAAACCGGAAATGCCGGACGGATTATCCATCCGCAGTACAAAGAGGGAGAGGCCACCCCTGTATTTTTATCCATCGATAAACTCACCAACGAACTTGTTGCCGCGCGAGCTGATAAAATAAAAATCCCCGATGAAATTAAAGGCGTCAAGCTTGATGACAATCAAAAGAAAGAGCTGGGTGAAGGACGGTCGATTTATGTGGAAGGAATGACTGCCCGAAGCGGGAAGGAGTTTAATGCCCACCTGCAAATTGATGCCGATAAACGTGGTATAGGTTTCCGGTTTGATAATCAGCAGCAGCAAGGGCAAAACAAAAACGAACAAAAACAAGTGCGTATTCCCAATTCCCTTTTGGGAAAGGAACTTACCGAAGACCAGCAACAAAAACTGGAAAAGCGGGAAACCATATATGTTGCAGGAATGAAAGACAAAAAGGGTGAGGAATTTAACGCTTACATAAAGGTCAACGACGAAAAAGGTAAGCTGGATTTTTACAAATGGAATCCTGATAAAGACCAAACCAAAGGTGCAGAAGTCATTCCTGACAACAAAAGCAAAACCCAGGTAGCGGTTAACTCGGAAGGAAAAACCAATGAGGCGACCAAGGATGTAAAGGAGCCGCTGAAAAAGGACCAGGTAAATCCGTCGGAACGTCAACAAACAACAAAACGAAACCGGGCGAAATCTCACTCGATGTAA
- a CDS encoding IS1595 family transposase: MNIFSFTTHFSSEEACREHFKSERDKIGVVCHKCGHTKHYWIKSRWSYECKNCRSRTSLRSGTIMQGSNLSFLIWYKTIFLLSATKKGFSSKEIQKQLGMKRYEPVWAMVHKLRKAMGNRDARYSLEGMIEMDEGYFTIESSEIEKANGGRGRGAAGKSNVAIMAESTQLEDVEIGKKSSQCRYFKAKVLDSHEAGEINETIQEAFDETSIVFTDDSTSYVDISDYVELHISEKSSEELTKETLRWVHITISNAKRNFLGNYHKIKGKYLQLYLNEFVYKLNRRYFGEKLFDRLVIASITGL, encoded by the coding sequence ATGAATATTTTTAGTTTCACAACACATTTTTCCAGCGAAGAGGCTTGTCGAGAGCACTTTAAGTCAGAGCGCGACAAAATTGGAGTTGTTTGTCACAAATGTGGACATACCAAGCATTATTGGATAAAAAGCAGATGGAGTTATGAATGCAAAAATTGCAGAAGCCGGACATCTCTAAGGAGTGGCACGATAATGCAAGGTTCCAACTTGTCATTTTTAATATGGTATAAAACGATTTTTCTTTTATCCGCCACCAAAAAAGGTTTCTCTAGCAAAGAGATTCAGAAGCAACTGGGTATGAAAAGATATGAACCTGTTTGGGCTATGGTCCACAAGTTGCGTAAGGCAATGGGCAACCGGGATGCAAGATATTCCCTTGAAGGAATGATTGAAATGGATGAAGGATATTTTACTATCGAATCTTCCGAAATAGAAAAAGCCAATGGAGGTCGCGGCCGTGGAGCTGCAGGAAAATCCAACGTTGCAATTATGGCGGAATCGACACAGCTTGAGGATGTTGAGATAGGTAAAAAGTCAAGTCAGTGTAGATATTTTAAAGCAAAAGTTTTAGACAGTCATGAAGCTGGTGAAATAAACGAAACTATCCAGGAGGCATTTGATGAGACTAGTATTGTGTTTACTGATGACAGCACCTCATATGTTGACATATCGGATTACGTTGAATTACACATCTCTGAAAAATCCTCAGAAGAACTAACAAAAGAAACGCTTCGCTGGGTGCATATTACAATCAGTAATGCAAAACGTAATTTTCTTGGTAATTACCACAAAATCAAAGGCAAATATCTGCAATTATACCTTAATGAATTTGTGTATAAGTTAAATCGCAGGTATTTTGGTGAAAAACTTTTTGACAGGCTTGTGATAGCAAGCATTACAGGGTTATGA